DNA from Roseimicrobium sp. ORNL1:
GCGCATTCCCAAGACCGGTCATGCGCACGATGTGGCGGAGGATATTCGTGTAGGCATCAGCAAGGCGGTGAATCATCCCTGGCGCTATCTAGCGCGCGGCAACCCGAACGTGAGCGTGCCGCATGGGAAGGTAAAACTTCCAGCGAGTCACACCGCGCCCAAATCAAAATGAAACAAGATGTCCCCCGAGCAGTACCCCGATAGCGAATTTCCGTGGACGATGTACTTCAATGGACATGAGATGCCGAGGTGGGCAAACTGCTGGCACCTTGTCCCGATCCTGGGTCGCGCGGAGGAACGCATGCGAGAATGGTCGTGCACAGCTGACCACAAGCGGCTGTGGAGGCTCAGCTGCAGGATCGATCACTGCGGTGGCGCCGAAAGTGAGGAGCCTGAAATCTTCCGTGTTTGCTGCACCACACTCATCTATCTCATGCTCAAAGACGAGCAGGCTATCCTTGAAGAAATGTCCTCCGAAGAACGATCCCTGAGTGTTGCTCCGAAGGAAATCTTTGCCGGCGTGCTGGATGGACTCTTCGCAATGAACCATCGCTGCCACCAGGATGGCTTTGCCTTCTGGACAAGTGGGTATGAATCGGATCGGCAATCCTTGTGCAAGTATATCAACCGTCACCAGCTCCCCATGGGGCACCCTGACCGTTTTGAAGCGCCACATGTCGGGACGTTCCGCCGGGAGAATCTGCACCATGCTGACTTCATGCGCCGTGACATCGTGGCTCTCCTTGGTAAACGACCGATACCGAAGGAGATTCGGCGGGCGATTCACGAGTTGCCCAAGGAAAGTTAGCAACTGGCTCTTTGTATCATTTGCCGAGTTGAGTTGAACCCCGTCCCAGCCCGAGTATGGAAGGCGGGTGCAGGATGCCTCTCTCAGCGAACGACTCGCGCGCACGGTGTCGGCGGACTTTTTCCGGCCGCTGACCCGTCCCTCAGCGCCGGTGTCGGTGGACTGTGCCCAGCGCTTGATCGAGGAGGCCGGATTGGCGGGCAGATTGCCTTTCAATGAGGCGCGACAGATCATCCGTGAAGTGCTGGTGAGCCATCCACAGGTCTCGCTTGCGGATGACGAGGGTGCCCTCCTCCGAGATGTGGGCCAGAGGGCCGGCATGTTCATGAACCGCCTGCTCGCGGCCGGCTGGCTGGAGGAGCAGACACTGGGCCTGCAGGATCGCCGCATCATCGTGACGCCCGGCCTGCGCTTGCTCATGGGTATGCTGCGGGCGCTGGCGGAGGATGAAATCGCCGAGTTGCGTACCTTTGCGGATACCTTGCGTGGGGTTTGCGAAACACTCGAGCGACCCCAGGTGCTGGATGCGGATGCGCATACCGGCGACTCACTGCGCGCGACAATTAATGATCTCAGTCAACGGCTCGACCTCGCGGTGAATCAGCTCTACTCGGTGGAGAAGCTGATTGCAGGATTCGAAGCCCAGCAACGCCAGTCGGATTCCCCCGCGCAAACGTTGAAGCTCTTCTACCTCGACTTTGCCCAGGGGCAGCACATGGTTTGTTACGATGTGTTGAGCAAGGGTGGTTTGCTTTCACGATTGCGTTCTGCAAGAGCCCTCGTGGCGGCGCAGCAGGATGATCCTCTCGTGCGTGAGCGGCTTGCAGAGGGGATACGCGAGCATTTTGGATACGATGCGCCGGAGTCCGTGTTGCGTGCCCGGCAGGTATTGGCCACACTGGAGCGCAGTCTTGGTGGTCTGGGCGACATCGCGCGCGCCATCGATGAGCGGATGGCGGCTTTCAATCGCCTGTCCCAGCAGCGCTACCGTTACCAGACCGAAGTACGCGGCAGGCGGCCGGAACTGGTGAAGGCTTATTGCGAAGCGATCAATGCTGCCCACAATGGCACGCATTTCCGCGACCTGTCGAACATGCCCGCGGACTTCAAGCCGCTGTGTCCGGAGGTGAAGCTCTTCTTCGGCACTGGCGCCTTGTGGAAAGGAAGAAACCGCCGTCCACCGGTGGATCTCAAATTCAACGCTGGCCGCGCCACTCCCGAAGATGAAGCCTCCGCGCTGGAAGCCATGCGCCAGCGGCAACGTCTTGCTCTCACACCCATGCGAGCGGCGCGTCTGGTATCGAAGATGCTGCCGGGCAAGAAGGCTTCTGCCGGCACCGATGCCTTCCGCGTCAGCAGCACGGATGAACTGCTGGACC
Protein-coding regions in this window:
- a CDS encoding Wadjet anti-phage system protein JetA family protein — translated: MQDASLSERLARTVSADFFRPLTRPSAPVSVDCAQRLIEEAGLAGRLPFNEARQIIREVLVSHPQVSLADDEGALLRDVGQRAGMFMNRLLAAGWLEEQTLGLQDRRIIVTPGLRLLMGMLRALAEDEIAELRTFADTLRGVCETLERPQVLDADAHTGDSLRATINDLSQRLDLAVNQLYSVEKLIAGFEAQQRQSDSPAQTLKLFYLDFAQGQHMVCYDVLSKGGLLSRLRSARALVAAQQDDPLVRERLAEGIREHFGYDAPESVLRARQVLATLERSLGGLGDIARAIDERMAAFNRLSQQRYRYQTEVRGRRPELVKAYCEAINAAHNGTHFRDLSNMPADFKPLCPEVKLFFGTGALWKGRNRRPPVDLKFNAGRATPEDEASALEAMRQRQRLALTPMRAARLVSKMLPGKKASAGTDAFRVSSTDELLDLLATVAYDHAQDEQGRMVRWKIASERQKSGMQPEKVVRDEQLEWKVDRFTLTRTS